The following proteins are encoded in a genomic region of Pseudorca crassidens isolate mPseCra1 chromosome 5, mPseCra1.hap1, whole genome shotgun sequence:
- the LOC137224495 gene encoding small integral membrane protein 29-like, giving the protein MSNTAVPMPPQVNSDSMGGRVWEPFFLITLAGAVGAVVMYVQKKKQVDRLHHHLLAVCSYSPAEKLHKVEQELLSGVGKVVHGWQSDYQLKQMLLLVSRHDLTPLP; this is encoded by the coding sequence ATGAGTAACACCGCAGTCCCAATGCCCCCCCAGGTCAACAGTGACTCCATGGGGGGCCGTGTGTGGGAGCCTTTCTTCCTCATCACCCTGGCTGGGGCAGTAGGGGCTGTGGTAATGTACGTCCAGAAGAAAAAGCAGGTGGATCGGCTTCATCATCACCTGCTCGCCGTGTGCAGCTACAGCCCTGCTGAGAAGCTACACAAGGTTGAGCAGGAGCTCCTCTCTGGCGTGGGAAAGGTGGTACATGGCTGGCAGAGTGACTACCAGCTCAAGCAAATGCTCTTGCTGGTGTCAAGACACGACCTGACCCCCTTACCCTGA